From the genome of Suricata suricatta isolate VVHF042 chromosome 3, meerkat_22Aug2017_6uvM2_HiC, whole genome shotgun sequence, one region includes:
- the ASCL5 gene encoding achaete-scute homolog 5 has protein sequence MNNNFCRALVDRRSLAPPSCMQLGVVPPPRRAPLPPAEPLGNVPLLLYPGPAEPQYYDAYAGVFPYVPFPGAFGVYDYPFEPAFIQKRNERERQRVKCVNEGYARLRGHLPGALAEKRLSKVETLRAAIRYIKYLQELLSAAPDGAQPAGSPPDCPGDSEARGPASLVPEPSESSCFSSSPFFESEESSH, from the coding sequence ATGAACAATAACTTCTGCCGGGCCCTGGTGGACCGGCGGTCCCTGGCGCCCCCCAGCTGCATGCAGTTGGGCGTCGTGCCCCCTCCGCGCCGGGCGCCCCTGCCCCCCGCAGAGCCCCTGGGCAATGTGCCCTTGCTGCTGTACCCGGGCCCGGCCGAGCCGCAGTATTACGACGCCTACGCGGGCGTGTTCCCCTACGTGCCCTTCCCCGGTGCCTTCGGCGTGTACGACTACCCCTTCGAGCCCGCCTTCATCCAGAAACGCAACGAGCGCGAGCGGCAGCGGGTCAAGTGCGTCAACGAGGGCTACGCGCGCCTCCGCGGCCACCTCCCCGGCGCCCTGGCGGAGAAGCGGCTCAGCAAGGTGGAGACCCTGCGGGCTGCCATCCGCTACATCAAGTACCTGCAGGAGCTGCTGAGCGCGGCCCCCGACGGCGCGCAGCCCGCGGGCTCCCCGCCCGACTGCCCGGGCGACAGCGAGGCCCGGGGGCCCGCCTCCCTGGTGCCCGAGCCTTCCGagtcttcctgcttctcctcctcgCCTTTCTTTGAGTCGGAGGAGTCCAGCCACTGA